Proteins from one Deltaproteobacteria bacterium genomic window:
- a CDS encoding OsmC family peroxiredoxin, whose protein sequence is MRSVFVLILVLVLCTGAAADPYAIEVVVEEESGRVVSGSVRGHRLSVDQPTEWGGGNTAPTPPETLAFAVGACVVSTARLVAMLEMIDVGRISVTVRGSVDFSKAMGQATDQRAGFKGLEIVIDLDGPLNREDKEAFVARVNERCPLCDTTANQTPFSLTLARL, encoded by the coding sequence ATGCGCAGCGTTTTCGTTTTGATCCTTGTTTTGGTCCTGTGCACAGGTGCGGCCGCCGATCCGTACGCCATCGAGGTCGTTGTGGAGGAGGAATCCGGCCGGGTGGTGTCTGGTTCGGTCCGAGGGCATCGATTGAGCGTCGATCAACCCACGGAGTGGGGTGGGGGGAACACCGCTCCCACGCCGCCCGAGACCCTGGCTTTTGCCGTCGGAGCCTGCGTGGTGTCCACGGCCAGGCTGGTGGCCATGCTGGAAATGATCGACGTTGGCCGCATATCGGTCACGGTCAGGGGGAGTGTGGATTTTTCCAAGGCCATGGGACAAGCCACCGATCAACGGGCCGGATTCAAAGGTCTGGAAATCGTCATCGATCTGGATGGTCCGCTGAACCGAGAGGACAAGGAGGCCTTTGTGGCCCGTGTCAACGAACGCTGTCCTCTCTGTGACACAACGGCAAATCAGACGCCCTTCAGCCTGACCTTGGCCCGGCTGTAG
- a CDS encoding LysR family transcriptional regulator: protein MEFRHIETFIAVATFSSFRKAAEHLNLTQSTVSAQIKTLEERLGTVLFNRFGRGIGLTGAGEELLVHGRSLLNMRDEVKSRLAAGEDPSCTLRIRMPQSLGLVHLPEIMARFHDCHPRVGLDIGDCAFSELPSELRSGLTDVGFLLADSIPFPDLKTELLGEAKLTFVRSMQSKGTVLTWEDLARDRLFLPKHDCSYKMMLEAELKTRKIEIPGLVEMNSLCSLLACVARGIGLALVPKMCLNETVNNGVRPVALEDAEFHTGILMITHSRKFISAELECFLDLCRKVVRNR from the coding sequence ATGGAGTTCCGGCATATTGAGACGTTCATCGCCGTGGCGACCTTCTCCAGCTTCCGCAAGGCCGCCGAGCACCTGAACCTGACCCAATCCACGGTATCGGCACAGATCAAGACATTGGAGGAACGTCTTGGAACTGTCCTGTTCAACCGTTTCGGCAGGGGGATAGGCCTTACGGGCGCAGGCGAGGAACTCCTCGTTCATGGTCGGTCACTCCTGAACATGCGGGACGAGGTCAAGAGTCGACTGGCCGCTGGCGAAGATCCATCCTGTACCCTGAGGATCAGGATGCCCCAGAGCCTCGGGCTGGTCCATCTGCCGGAAATCATGGCCCGTTTCCACGATTGCCACCCTCGGGTCGGACTGGATATCGGCGATTGCGCTTTCTCGGAACTGCCGTCGGAACTGCGATCCGGACTTACGGATGTGGGTTTTCTTTTGGCCGACTCAATTCCTTTCCCCGACCTGAAGACCGAACTCCTGGGCGAGGCCAAATTGACCTTCGTGAGGTCAATGCAGTCAAAGGGCACGGTATTGACCTGGGAGGATCTGGCCCGAGACCGACTCTTCCTGCCCAAACACGACTGCAGTTACAAGATGATGCTGGAAGCGGAACTGAAAACCAGAAAAATCGAGATTCCCGGCCTTGTCGAAATGAACAGCCTTTGCTCGCTATTGGCCTGCGTGGCCCGGGGCATAGGCTTGGCCCTGGTTCCAAAGATGTGCCTGAACGAAACGGTGAACAACGGGGTTAGACCCGTGGCTCTCGAAGATGCCGAGTTCCACACGGGAATCCTCATGATCACTCACTCCCGGAAGTTCATTTCCGCGGAACTGGAGTGCTTTCTCGATCTGTGCCGGAAAGTGGTTCGAAACCGGTAA